The following coding sequences are from one Candidatus Zixiibacteriota bacterium window:
- a CDS encoding SEC-C domain-containing protein produces MVATLIQEELVQLVIGQFAGLHAQFPELRLKVAEDGSVQIVGRLAFSAEHGGIEIKDAYDVLLRVPSDYPRRIPSVFETGGRISEDHHKYDDGSLCLGVPLDLRRRFAANLTLLRFVEEAVVPYLYAYSYVEQRGEMPFGEWSHGLRGILDFYRSEFSTEDDLIVLGLLRILADDDYRGHQPCPCGSGHRLRNCHGHKLRELQALQSPDGFLLEYLDAGNMIAGSGIQIPPESISKRVTKYLKEKHHEI; encoded by the coding sequence ATGGTCGCCACGCTGATACAAGAAGAATTGGTCCAACTGGTGATCGGTCAATTTGCGGGACTGCATGCCCAGTTTCCCGAACTTCGGCTAAAGGTAGCCGAAGACGGATCTGTCCAGATCGTCGGTCGCTTAGCCTTTTCGGCGGAACATGGCGGCATCGAAATCAAGGACGCGTATGACGTTCTCCTGCGAGTGCCTTCTGACTATCCGCGCCGAATCCCATCTGTTTTTGAAACAGGGGGCCGAATATCAGAAGATCACCACAAGTATGATGATGGGTCGCTCTGCCTCGGAGTCCCGCTCGATCTTCGCCGGAGGTTTGCAGCCAATCTGACACTGTTGAGATTCGTCGAAGAAGCCGTTGTCCCATATCTGTATGCTTACTCGTATGTCGAGCAACGGGGAGAAATGCCGTTCGGTGAATGGTCGCATGGCCTTCGCGGAATCCTGGATTTCTACCGAAGCGAGTTTTCCACGGAGGATGACTTGATCGTGTTAGGGTTGCTGCGCATACTGGCAGACGACGATTACCGGGGACACCAACCGTGTCCCTGTGGAAGCGGCCATAGATTGCGAAACTGTCATGGTCACAAGCTCCGGGAGCTCCAGGCTCTTCAATCACCGGATGGATTCCTCCTTGAATACCTTGATGCCGGAAACATGATAGCTGGCTCTGGCATACAGATACCGCCTGAGTCTATCAGCAAGAGAGTCACAAAGTACTTGAAAGAGAAACACCATGAGATCTGA
- a CDS encoding restriction endonuclease subunit S, translating to MVPKGWKQLELGEIATIISGGTPGKGKADFWGGSIPWYTAKDLKWFRLRDSLHHLTELGSRSGARKVPGNTILILVRGMTLHKDVPVGLTPCSSTFNQDLKAISGRTGVSNDYLAYFLAFRKHVLRGFVDHSGHGTGRLQSDYLRNLPILVPPPTEQQQIVSILARWDLAIEQVSKLIGAKTRLKKGLMQQLLTGRRRFPGYEACTWRKVKLGEVFSERSESNRQDLPLLSVTSDRGIIPRDEVDRKDTSTDDKSAYKRIARGDIGYNTMRMWQGVSALSELEGIVSPAYTVVTPGPDVDALFAAYFFKFPPMVHRFRRFSQGLVDDTLNLKYNSFAHIRAELPSVQEQRKVGDALLSVDKSIASMIELKGRLQEQKRGLMQVLLTGRVRVGGKAGQHK from the coding sequence ATGGTGCCTAAGGGGTGGAAGCAGCTGGAACTAGGTGAAATCGCGACGATCATCTCGGGCGGGACACCAGGCAAAGGGAAGGCAGATTTCTGGGGGGGGAGCATTCCGTGGTACACGGCGAAAGACTTGAAGTGGTTCAGACTGAGGGATTCGCTCCACCACCTCACCGAACTGGGGAGCCGGTCAGGCGCGCGGAAAGTGCCCGGAAATACGATTCTAATCCTCGTGCGTGGCATGACCTTACACAAGGACGTCCCGGTTGGATTGACCCCCTGCTCGTCAACATTCAATCAGGACCTCAAAGCGATAAGTGGCAGAACCGGGGTTAGCAACGACTACCTGGCCTACTTCTTGGCCTTCCGGAAACACGTGTTGCGTGGTTTTGTAGACCACTCGGGTCACGGAACTGGGAGGCTGCAAAGCGATTATCTGAGAAACCTGCCAATCTTGGTTCCACCTCCGACCGAGCAACAACAGATAGTTAGCATTCTCGCGCGATGGGACTTGGCGATTGAGCAGGTGTCGAAGTTGATTGGCGCCAAGACCCGGCTCAAGAAAGGTCTGATGCAGCAACTGCTGACCGGGAGGCGGCGGTTTCCGGGGTACGAGGCGTGCACGTGGAGGAAAGTGAAGCTTGGTGAGGTCTTTTCAGAGAGGTCTGAATCGAACAGACAGGACCTTCCCTTGCTCTCCGTAACCTCGGACCGGGGCATCATCCCGAGAGATGAGGTTGACCGGAAGGACACATCGACAGATGACAAGAGCGCGTACAAGCGAATCGCCCGAGGCGACATCGGTTACAACACCATGCGCATGTGGCAGGGTGTTTCAGCTTTGTCGGAACTGGAGGGAATTGTCAGCCCTGCGTACACCGTAGTAACACCAGGGCCTGATGTTGATGCCTTGTTTGCCGCATACTTCTTCAAGTTTCCGCCGATGGTTCATCGTTTTCGGCGGTTCTCGCAAGGTTTGGTCGACGATACACTGAACCTTAAATACAACAGTTTCGCGCACATCAGGGCCGAACTGCCTTCAGTTCAGGAGCAGCGAAAGGTAGGTGACGCTCTCCTCTCGGTAGATAAGTCCATTGCCTCGATGATCGAACTGAAAGGTCGCTTGCAGGAGCAGAAGCGCGGCCTGATGCAGGTGCTACTGACGGGCAGGGTGCGAGTTGGAGGAAAGGCAGGGCAGCATAAGTGA
- a CDS encoding nucleotidyltransferase, with protein MSTNDNIPMNEVLSQMAAELDISETDFNKAVGHYEAIGDWLGRDGSSIAVLKPNIYSHGSFRLGTIVRPIGDDPEYDIDLVCRLEVNSQNTKPAQLKRLVGDRLRENERYRDILVEKNRCWQIKYAGAFHLDILPATPDGQMGSDAILIPDKRLSCWKCSNPKGYAVWFMNRMRPQFESQRKALAAARGVHIDQVPEFSVKTPLQKAIQLLKRHRDIRFGGHQWEEAKPISMIITTLAALAYLGEPDVHSALTNIVDALAAYTPLLAHGQVRERFAGERILTRDAGGRWYIPNPINPAENFADKWHEADNLGARAFFQWIQWIKADLTALGMPNRTENEKVLQKAFGASVANKVMESYNQPAVPQFRISHPSKPWSPR; from the coding sequence CCGATGAATGAAGTTCTCAGCCAGATGGCCGCTGAGCTTGATATTTCGGAAACTGACTTCAACAAAGCGGTTGGACACTACGAAGCTATAGGGGACTGGCTGGGGCGAGATGGCTCCTCCATAGCCGTTCTTAAGCCCAATATCTATTCTCATGGATCCTTCCGCTTGGGCACGATTGTGAGACCGATCGGGGATGATCCGGAGTACGACATCGACTTAGTGTGTCGTTTAGAGGTCAACTCGCAGAATACCAAACCGGCACAGCTGAAGAGACTCGTGGGCGACCGGCTTCGAGAGAACGAACGGTACCGAGACATACTCGTGGAGAAGAACCGCTGCTGGCAAATCAAGTACGCCGGGGCATTCCACTTGGATATTTTACCCGCCACCCCCGATGGTCAAATGGGTTCCGACGCCATTCTCATACCCGACAAGCGTCTATCATGTTGGAAGTGCAGTAATCCAAAGGGATATGCAGTCTGGTTCATGAACCGAATGAGGCCTCAGTTCGAAAGCCAGAGGAAAGCACTGGCAGCAGCAAGGGGCGTCCATATAGATCAGGTCCCCGAGTTCTCCGTCAAGACGCCCCTCCAGAAGGCGATCCAGCTTCTCAAGCGACACCGAGACATCAGGTTCGGCGGACACCAGTGGGAAGAAGCGAAACCGATTTCCATGATTATCACGACACTGGCCGCCCTCGCATATCTGGGTGAGCCGGATGTCCATTCTGCACTCACAAACATCGTGGACGCTTTGGCCGCTTACACACCATTGCTTGCGCACGGTCAGGTGCGGGAGCGGTTTGCGGGAGAGAGAATACTGACGAGGGACGCTGGCGGCCGATGGTACATCCCTAATCCGATCAATCCCGCTGAGAACTTCGCTGACAAGTGGCATGAGGCCGATAACTTGGGTGCCAGGGCTTTCTTCCAGTGGATCCAATGGATAAAAGCCGATTTGACCGCTCTCGGTATGCCGAACAGAACCGAAAACGAGAAGGTTCTGCAGAAAGCCTTCGGAGCCAGTGTCGCCAATAAGGTAATGGAGAGCTACAACCAACCGGCAGTACCACAATTTCGCATCTCTCATCCGAGTAAACCATGGTCGCCACGCTGA